DNA sequence from the Vicia villosa cultivar HV-30 ecotype Madison, WI linkage group LG3, Vvil1.0, whole genome shotgun sequence genome:
TGACAATTATAAACTCTAAAACAATGTTTAAAGttaatgtttttaatattttaattgtgtaaaaatataattatattttaatacacttttgaatttttatttgtgGATTTTGTTTCAGATTACATTAGTAGTCTTTCATTTTCAcatgttattaattattaataataaattttaattaataataataaattttaattaataaatttgtaTATTATTTATATGACCGACTAAGAATGCTCCCATTtttaattttacatttataaaaatgtaaatttacctttctaataaaaaaatctaaatctAAATTTTTCTTTTGGTTAGAAAATAAACTTCATTACTAGCCAAAACAGTTAAGAGTACACCGATCCAAAACGGATCCAGGTTATCCAAACAACCAAACAAGCAATAGACACCAAAATTACAAAGCTAACAAATGCTAAGCTCCCCTACATTGATATGGTTGGAGAGCTTAATAAACACACTACATCTAGTAACCACATTAACTTTCATCTTGTGTTGCAGGTCCTCCTCCATGGTTTGGTTCTTGAGATGATGTCATTTCAAAGTGTCCAAATAGCATACATCGTTTATGCAATAACAGCCTTAAGAAAGAGTCTTTTCCAGCCTTTTCTCGATGTTTCAATACAGAGCCAAGCCTTCTCAGTCCTCCAGTCCTGAGGAACCCTGTCCATACCAATCTAGTTCAGCATTTTCCTCCAAATATCCCCAGTAAAAACACAAGCGAAGAAAAGATGCTCTTGAGTCTCCTCTTTCCTTCAAAAATTACATTCCCCATCTGTGACAACCCCGAACCGAGCCAGCCTGCTCTTTGTTGGCAGTCTGTCCCATAGAGTTATCCAAAGAAGAAATTTCGCTTGAGGCCTTGCAGCATTCTGGTAGAAGATCTTATACCATGGCACATTTGGTTTCTCGCCTCAGAGTTTATTGTACATGTGCTTGGTCTTGTAACTCCCAGCCTGAATAGCAGACTGCCAGTAGTAACTGTGTTCTAATTCCTCTCTATAGCTTAACATCTTTCTCATTATCCAGGAACAACTACTAGGCATATGCCAGTTTGTGACCTCATTTCCCTTCAAGTAATAAGTGTGCATCCAAATAACCCAAGAAGGAGTCTTTTCCAGCCTTTTCTCGATGTTTCAATACAGAGCCAAGCCTTCTCAGTCCTCCAGTCCTGAGGAACCCTGTCCATACCAATCTAGTTCAGCATTTTCCTCCAAATATCCCCAGTAAAAACACAAGCGAAGAAAAGATGCTCTTGAGTCTCCTCTTTCCTTCAAAAATTACATTCCCCATCTGTGACAACCCTGAACCGAGCCAGCCTGCTCTTTGTTGGCAGTCTGTCCCATAGAGTTATCCAAAGAAGAAATTTCGCTCGAGGCCTTGCAGCATTCTGGTTGAAGATCTTATACCATGGCACATTTGGTTTCTCGCCTCAGAGGTTATTGTACATGTGCTTGGTCTTGTAACTCCCATCCTGAATAGCAGACTGCCAGTAGTCACTGTGTTCTAATTCCTCTCTATAGCTTAACATCTTTCTCATTATCCAGGAACAACTACTAGGCATATGCCAGTTTGTGACCTCATTTCCCTTCAAGTAATAAGTGTGCATCCAAATAACCCACAACTTATCAGATTTGGCCTGGAGGTTCCAAAGAAGTTTAATTATGGTTGCTTTGTTCCAGTAATTTAGCTCCACCAGGTTTAAACCCCTAGCATTTCGAGGCTCACAGATGGACTCCCATGCAATGAGAGACTTTCTACTAATGTCACCCTTGTTGCACCAGAAAAAGTCCTGCAAATAGCACCAATATGATGGATCACTTTTTTAGGCATTGGATATATTTGCATCCAATAGGCTGTCATGGTTTGGAGCACACTCTGAATCAGCAGCCTTATGTCTGCATAACTCAAAAGACTAGTTGTCCATGAACTCATTCTCTGCACAATTTTGTCAATGAGGGGCTGGTATAAGGCGATGTG
Encoded proteins:
- the LOC131659669 gene encoding uncharacterized protein LOC131659669 → MEEIRRFSCVTGLKANPQKCKVYFGGVNTEVKNDIMAITGFSAGTFPFKYLRVPITSRKLHIALYQPLIDKIVQRMSSWTTSLLSYADIRLLIQSDFFWCNKGDISRKSLIAWESICEPRNARGLNLVELNYWNKATIIKLLWNLQAKSDKLWVIWMHTYYLKGNEVTNWHMPSSCSWIMRKMLSYREELEHSDYWQSAIQDGSYKTKHMYNNL